The DNA window aaacagtgttatgtaagctaccattttcgaataatgttgttcaaaaaatgtgtgttcaagctccattggatgaatagagctacctatctcaatgtgtgaaagccatctctgagtaagttggaactatgtaattaggagttatgtagaagatacgctaccattgaaaagggctaccattgaggtagtgtgacagcgtctcctatgggtacaatttatcagaaaaagtctttttgacaaattgggcaatgttccctgcttacactttcacacactaatgcttgacacagtttgtggtaaaaatttgtttattctcgaaaatggtgttataaagctattacatactgtttgatgtgctttaatattcttggtgatggagtcaatttttcctgtgaaccggtatgacctcattctattacttcattagtttgataaaataatttctgattattcttatgagtttgattttttcatcagggacaaagacaaatggacattgtgaattctagttgcaaaaatatcaaggttattttatttttctgtcttttaatcaaaaaaaaaaaaaaaaggggttcgtgatcgagttgtcaagtgagctttgttaaaaaattttgttatttttttgttatgtttcattacgttcttagacacaatttttgctcttaagtggtgattagtgctttttgtgtcttggtgtgttctcttgttctttatttgcaatttttctttggggggcattttttgaaaaaataaaagaaaaaggggggcatattttttcttttcgaaattttttttcgaatccttgtacattttttttttttttagtttttcattttatggaaacatgttttaattgtatttatttatttagaatgtttcctttattttgtggagatttggtcttttTGGTGGCTATTTCGGTTTTGGTAAGGGTTTTTAAATTCTTAAATTTTGTGGGGatttttggttttctttttccatttaaggaaacattgaccaaattttgaaaaaccttttttggtttcctttttttctCTCCACACGTGAGTCAAAGGTAAGGAGGTTACTTtccttttcaattatttttcttattttgggTAAGTAAAATCAAATGCTATATATGCTCAACTACCCATTAacccacgatcaccactctctcttctctttctattttttttctctctcaaatgtCTAACTTTTTTCAAAGTGTAAGAGTGCTTGTGTTCTAGGGTTTTCAAAGgaaaatggccaaaactaagaatgcccaatCGTCCAAGAAGCCCTCTCGTGGCTCTGCTTCTGCTTCTCCGGTCACCCCGCCTGCGCCGCCTGCACCAGCAACcggagcttctggttcgtcTTCTGCTCCGATGAAATCTGCCAGAAAGTCGAAGACCAAAGCTTGAAAGTCGACTTACAACCTTGCTTCCCTTGGTGTTACTGTTGAACCTGTTGCTGCTTCTGCTTCTACAAAAATGGGTGAATTCAACTTGTGTTTAGGGAGAATAGCGACAAGTCAAGCCTTGCTTCTCAGGAAGATGGACaacatcatgaaatacttccgacccaatgatgatgaataagtggttcaattcTCTATCTCTTGCTTTTTATTTGTGAATGCTTAAACTATTATGACATTGTTCATGGTTTTTgctatctttggctccttgatagacaaaaagggggagtagtacttatttttttttggattatgtgttacaactctggatccttgtttttagggggagttgtcttgtttgtggttttgcacttttccgtttaaaaagttgttgTGTTAtcggtttgcaagcttttccgtccaaaaaaagttaattgttttatgtgttagagagctttcatgcaaggggagtattttctatactcttgtatctttaaaaagctatttgctttggtttctaacacttgatgcaggttttctcataataaaatattttgtcaatcaaagtgccaaagggggagattgttaattccatttttggcatatttaattgacaaaaatattttattatttaatgtgtaTTTCGGCTGGAGTGTTTAATATGGTTACCCTATTTGTgtatatctaaacttggaaggaaagttgtctagctttcctatttatggaaattgaggtaaatatggtaagttttgattacacattgattctttgctaaccagctgttattctgatcttgtgttgagtttcccattttctaagatcaggtttcttgaagtttccttttctataaaaggaaagttgtagttactgcccacgattctgtaggtacagaaacggaaattcctggactgattgaagaattattttagggaagtttctagtgggttgaggtcttgttcagaccgaatgtaagctgtctatgagatgtatattcattataaatacatcttatagctgctaggttttgcatctctttcatacacttagaattatattcatatcttaaggaaagagtgtctttgttttgttaaactcttttatcactttcatatcttaagaaaagagtgtctttgttttgtagagaagagttgttctactcttactctgtttatttgttgtttgtattgtcttgagtctgtattcaagtctacaacgaagaagaacatcagtgcaccttcgggagaaggtatttacaagctttcgggagattgcttttgaagtcttgcatcgggatgatacaagcacacaaccttcgggagatggttgtataggctttcgggagatagcctttaagccttgaatcgggaggattcaagcactcttcaaggtgatcgaagggagttcgagctcttggagttttatcaagattcggttagtaggtggaatacatcaagcttgcggcatacaataagagggagtctatttatgcataagtcaattactttgtatttttgataccgatctaatgaatcttatctctgggcgtggccccgtggactagtaacaatctgaaaggattgttgaaaccacgtacaaaaatcttgtgtgtttttacttttatgcactgtttgtttttaagGTTTCTCtcggagttacagagttgcattcgTAACTACGTAAAAGCTGTTTTCGATACTcgctttattattccgcatttaattaatcatttaattaaataatcaaactgggaatattaaaatacgaaaTTTCAGTTACATATACAATTTGATAGAATTTCCTCTAAGTTAGAAAATTGGTCATCCCTTTTATAATGTGATCACTGCTATttatagaagtaagatattagTTATTTTTGATCTAATCTGTACAACAGTTATGAAATGTGGATATTCCccaaattcatatatttttaggcagaaaataacatgtaattgttttcaaaataaaataaccgtCCTATTTAACGTACTCTTTATATTCTGTAACATACGATTGCCGAAACACTTGATTATTTGATGTAAGGTCCTTGGAAAATTTGTCAACCTTTGGATGCATGCCTCAGGTAAGTATTCCTCAAATAGCAAACTGATTTTATTGATGAACATGAGCAAGCTTAAGCAAGTTAAGCCTCTCAACGTTAATGAATATTCTTAAATGCCTTGACAAACTTAGCATCTTTAGTTATATGTTAGGAACATGTTTAGTGTCTTGCGTTTAATATTGCAAATGTTACTTTATTCTGAGAAGAACATGTATGAGCTTCATACTAAAATGAAGCTAGTTATATCTTGACTTTTAAATTAATCGAGTTAATTTATTCTCTTTGTTGTACACGTGTGGTGCAACTAGACCTATTTGCTCGAAGTATGTGTATAACAATTTATTACAACAATGTGTTTTCAATCAAAACAAATTTTATCATGGTTCTGATATGGTTGAGgcccaataatttttttttttgttatttttcaaatttttgtataaaaataatgtttttaaaaagcaaaaatgcTTTTGAAAATTGTGAGCCTTATTATATGAGAGCTCTAACCCTGACTCTGTTCTTAGAGCTGACACTGTTTATATTATAGATAATAAGTTATGATTAAGCCTATACTAATAAGGAGGGTGgttaatactattttggactatATTTTGCAAGAATTATTGTTGGACTATATGTTttgtcaaataataaaataaattttgaattttctaaaatggtataaataagatcctgagcttaattttaatatatttttttttaatataaccaacttaaagATAATTCTTGACACAAAGAAATGTAAAAAACATaatcagttttgtcataacactacATCAAGTTATTACTAAGTTTAAttatgacaaaaaatcaatttacgGTACTATttagtaatattttaaaaaatataaggtctaatttatcatttaacaaaataaagagtTCActcaataatttttacaaaatttgaaaatggTATTGATTAATATTTGATTAAAAACTCACTAAATAATAgtttttcttttcaataaaAAGTCCAATATAATATTTAAGGATATGAAGTTTATTGTAGCTGTAGAATTGCCACGTGGTAGCATGAAAAGTTTTTCAAAAGATCATTTACCAACTATTATTGctcatcttaatttttttagaagGAGAACAACAATGATGAACCAAGGAAAATGCAAAATGTGATGCTGAGTTAGTCTAATGAAAATAGCCTTGAAAAGATCAAAGATCAAAGGAAATATTACTTGTTATAATTGAACTAATTCAAAAGTGAACAAAATCAACAACTCATAGAAATATGAACTTGCATTGTTTATGTCAGAGAATTCTATGAATAATACACAAATATTGACCAGaataaaatgtaatttatacacaataacaTTGCTTTTCTAGTAATCCCAAGAAACTTTCTGAGTTATTGGTTATAAatgcaaaatatatgtatttctgCCTTGTATCTCATGCTATACACTTCTCTATTATATATAGTAACACACTAATCTATGCTCTCTTTGTTTTTTATACATGAACATAATAATCTACACAAGAGCAGCCTCCTTTGCTTTATTGACACAATTAGCTTTAACAAGTCCAACATAAAGCTCACTCCCACTAAAATCAAACTCCTCACAAATTCTTTTATGCCTACCACCTTCAGACATGTTCCTCAcaaattcaaccaaatttctCCAATTTTCTGGCTCAAACAATCTCTTGTTCATTCTTAGATATGTAAATGCACACAAGGCATTACCAGAATCTGACCTACTTGTGTTCAAAACTTGTCCAAATGCACTAGAATCATACCTCTCCAATGCATTCTCACCAGCAAGTTCAACTCTAGCCAACTTAGTAGCCCTTTTCACTTGTCTAACTAATCCTTCCGGTGAGCAATTCGCGTGTTCGGGTTGTTCCCCGTCTTTCATTTCCATACAAGTGAAGTTAAACACAGCATCATGTCTCCCAAACATTTGTGCTATTGGAAGGTAACCATCTTGGTGTCTGGTGTTGTAATAGCCTGCAGTTAATTCCGCCGCGTGTGATCTTGTATTGTAGTGCCAGTGTATCCCTGCTATTTTCCCGGATAGTTTTGCTCCCGTGCCTCGGAATACTCCTTGTGCAGCTGCTAAGATGTCATCACCATGAGCCAACAATTTTTTGGAGTACCATTCAAGGAAGAATTGACCATAATCAGTGTTCCAAGTTCCATCTCTTTTGAAAAACTCTGATTCTTCAGGGAATTGGCTGTATTTGGCTGTGTCATGTGGTCCACTTTTTCCCCAATCTTTCTTACCAATACCTAATGCTGATGCTTGTAATGAAGCTCTCATATACTGCATGACATGAACATAAATGAGATTTTTACACAAAATACTTAAAAtgatacacttttttttttcctacatTTTTACTGAAAACAAAATATTGTAAACATGAAATTATTGTACAAACATCATAGTAGTTAAAGGGGTAAATACGATTCTGGaccatgtattttgtaaaagttattaattagatTCTCTATTTTGtcaaatgataaaatggatcttatattttttaaaatagtaaaaatagaattttgagcccaatttttgactattttttttttaatataactaatttgaAGACAATTTATAgcacgaacagatacagaaaatgtaaccagTTTTGCCATAACATCTCTAAATCGAATTATTATTAAggtttattttgacaaaaaatcagttcaagatcctatttgtactattttacaaaatacaaaatccattttatcatttaacaaaacaaaaaatctaACTAATAATATTTGCAAAACACGGGatcgaaaattatatttacccTAATTAAAACAACCATTCGtatgtttgtaaaaaaaaaaaaacttcaaatcTGTAAAAATATTGAATATATTGTAGATCTATGTAATTTATTTtggataattattaaaatatcccaaaataaaaatacagaACTTGTTTAGGATTGAGCAATGCATAAAAATGCTTCTAATGAATAAGACTAGTTTGTAATGAcattataatattaatgatGAAATGAAAGAGGTCtttgtttttattgaaaaataccTTGTCATAGCATTGAAATTCTCCTATTCCAGGAAACCTCCAAGTTCCATTGCTTTCT is part of the Cannabis sativa cultivar Pink pepper isolate KNU-18-1 chromosome 5, ASM2916894v1, whole genome shotgun sequence genome and encodes:
- the LOC115716101 gene encoding beta-amylase 3, chloroplastic, with protein sequence MALTLRSSTSFLSPKDTIGLKTPNHELFSSSSICFGQTKPIRAKNNSIIQATTTHHQISHETVFTSVENKHHHAFTSSSPHATKHDTRVPVFVMLPLDTVGHGGHLNKPRAMNASLMALKSAGVEGIMVDAWWGLVEKEGPLKYNWEGYAELVQMAQKLGLKLQVVMSFHQCGGNVGDSCSIPLPPWVLEEISKNPDIVYTDRSGRRNPEYISLGCDAMPILRGRTPIQVYSDFMRSFRDRFSDYLGDVVVEVQVGMGPCGELRYPSYPESNGTWRFPGIGEFQCYDKYMRASLQASALGIGKKDWGKSGPHDTAKYSQFPEESEFFKRDGTWNTDYGQFFLEWYSKKLLAHGDDILAAAQGVFRGTGAKLSGKIAGIHWHYNTRSHAAELTAGYYNTRHQDGYLPIAQMFGRHDAVFNFTCMEMKDGEQPEHANCSPEGLVRQVKRATKLARVELAGENALERYDSSAFGQVLNTSRSDSGNALCAFTYLRMNKRLFEPENWRNLVEFVRNMSEGGRHKRICEEFDFSGSELYVGLVKANCVNKAKEAALV